From the genome of Bosea sp. Tri-49, one region includes:
- a CDS encoding arylesterase: MNSSAFAQTKPLKLVAFGDSLTAGYNLPGSAAFPTVLEKMLRDKGISVEIANAGVSGDTSQGGLERLDWSVPDGTDGVILELGANDALRGVDPALTERSLDAIVTGLKARGIPVLLAGMYAPRSNGPDYVARFDAIYPKLAEKHGLILYPFFLDGIAGDRVLNQPDMLHPKAEGVRVIAQRILPTVERFLASLRPRS, translated from the coding sequence ATGAATAGCTCTGCCTTCGCCCAGACCAAGCCCCTCAAGCTGGTCGCGTTCGGCGACAGCCTGACTGCCGGCTACAACCTGCCGGGCAGTGCCGCCTTTCCGACGGTGCTGGAGAAGATGCTGCGCGACAAGGGGATATCGGTCGAGATCGCCAATGCCGGCGTCTCCGGCGACACCTCGCAAGGCGGGCTGGAGCGGCTCGACTGGTCGGTGCCTGATGGAACCGATGGTGTCATCCTCGAGCTTGGCGCCAATGATGCCCTGCGCGGGGTCGATCCGGCGCTGACCGAGAGGTCGCTTGACGCAATCGTGACCGGGCTCAAGGCGCGCGGCATTCCGGTCCTGCTCGCTGGCATGTACGCGCCGCGCAGCAATGGTCCGGATTATGTCGCCCGTTTCGATGCGATCTATCCGAAACTCGCCGAGAAGCACGGGCTCATTCTCTATCCCTTCTTTCTGGACGGGATCGCCGGGGACCGGGTATTGAACCAGCCCGACATGCTGCATCCGAAGGCTGAGGGCGTGCGCGTCATCGCGCAGCGCATCCTGCCGACGGTTGAGCGGTTCCTCGCCTCCCTGCGCCCGC